The following proteins come from a genomic window of Anopheles ziemanni chromosome 3, idAnoZiCoDA_A2_x.2, whole genome shotgun sequence:
- the LOC131285567 gene encoding uncharacterized protein LOC131285567, producing MEESQELCWRGSRVWKPRQCAATIYQSGGSTNELGTGFIVMGRMQERIIGWRPINERMSVLRVKGRFRNYALINVHCPHEGRPDDEKDAFYALMEQAYDSCSRRDIKLVIGDMNAQVGREECFKATIGTHSLHACSNNNGHRCINFAASRGMVVRSTFFPRKDIHKATWRSPDLRTCNQIDHVLIDGRFFSDVTNIRSYRQPNVSSDHYLLGVCMRSKLAMIYKPRVARAHRFNIDLLKDNEVAVRYGQTLEAALPSEDEASTAPMEEVWTKIRHAVESSASSSLGARTRSRTSDWFDAECQLLADQKNFAWGRMLQAGTRANVEQSSEPAIDMCRDREGGLLTSSGEVVERWRQHFEEHLNGVNLNRSMDAEVPLGAPGHDDDYPVPSLYEVVQVMRKLKSNRAAGDDQLSGELFQHGGESLARVLHLVIGKVWEMEELPQDWMTGVVVPVFKKGDRLDCENYRGITIPNAAYKIFSQLLLHRLLPLAENFVGEYQAGFMDGRSTTDQLFTLRQILQKCREYNCRTHHVFIDFKAAYDSIDRQQLWMLMKEFQFPNKLIRLCRATMGNVMCSVRVGGVASAQFASQRGLRQGDSLSCILFNVALEGVIRRVGIDTRGTIFWRSIQLLGYADDIDIVAINKRTVAETYAGLKSEAQRVGLQINTSKTKYMQGLGSRDNTPDTFPGITLDNDTLEEVDSFVYLGSQVTCDSDTSLEIRRRILAGNRTFCSLHPCVDKRT from the exons ATGGAAGAATCTCAG GAACTTTGCTGGAGAGGAAGTAGAGTGTGGAAGCCTCGGCAGTGTGCTGCCACCATTTACCAAAGTGGTGGCAGTACCAACGAGCTCGGTACTGGCTTTATAGTGATGGGTAGGATGCAGGAACGCATTATTGGATGGAGACCCATTAATGAGCGTATGAGTGTGCTGCGAGTTAAAGGGAGATTCCGCAACTATGCGCTCATCAACGTACACTGCCCTCATGAAGGTAGGCCCGATGATGAGAAGGATGCCTTTTATGCGTTAATGGAGCAGGCGTACGACAGCTGCTCGAGGCGTGACATCAAGCTCGTTATTGGGGATATGAACGCGCAAGTTGGCAGGGAAGAGTGTTTTAAAGCAACCATCGGGACTCACAGCCTGCATGCTTGCTCTAATAACAATGGTCATCGATGCATCAACTTTGCAGCCTCCCGCGGAATGGTTGTCCGCAGCACCTTCTTTCCTCGCAAGGATATCCACAAGGCTACCTGGAGATCACCGGACCTACGTACCTGCAACCAAATCGACCACGTGCTAATTGACGGCCGCTTTTTCTCGGACGTCACGAACATTCGCAGCTATCGGCAGCCTAATGTGAGTTCTGACCACTATCTACTCGGTGTCTGCATGCGATCAAAGCTAGCAATGATCTACAAACCCCGGGTCGCTAGAGCGCACCGCTTCAACATTGACCTGCTAAAGGATAATGAAGTGGCTGTGCGCTACGGTCAGACTCTAGAGGCGGCACTTCCATCAGAGGATGAGGCCTCTACTGCACCAATGGAGGAGGTATGGACTAAAATTCGCCATGCAGTGGAAAGTTCAGCTTCCAGCAGTCTGGGTGCTAGAACGAGGTCACGAACATCAGACTGGTTTGATGCGGAGTGTCAGCTGCTCGCTGACCAGAAGAACTTTGCCTGGGGTAGAATGCTCCAAGCTGGAACGAGAGCCAACGTGGAGCA GTCTAGTGAGCCTGCCATAGACATGTGCCGGGATAGGGAGGGTGGATTGCTCACCAGCTCTGGCGAGGTGGTTGAAAGGTGGAGGCAGCACTTCGAGGAGCACCTAAATGGGGTTAACTTGAATAGGAGCATGGATGCGGAAGTACCACTTGGGGCACCTGGGCACGATGATGATTACCCGGTTCCATCCCTGTACGAAGTCGTGCAAGTGATGCGGAAGCTTAAAAGCAACCGAGCTGCGGGTGATGATCAGCTCTCTGGTGAGCTCTTCCAGCACGGAGGGGAGAGCCTAGCTCGAGTGCTTCATTTGGTGATCGGCAAAGTTTGGGAGATGGAAGAACTACCCCAGGACTGGATGACCGGTGTCGTTGTACCGGTCTTCAAAAAAGGGGATAGGTTGGACTGCGAGAACTACCGTGGCATTACCATACCAAATGCCGCCTATAAGATCTTCTCTCAACTTTTGCTCCACCGGTTGCTGCCCCTGGCCGAAAACTTTGTTGGGGAGTATCAAGCCGGCTTCATGGATGGACGCTCGACAACTGACCAGCTGTTTACGCTCCGGCAGATTTTACAAAAATGCCGTGAGTATAACTGCAGAACACATCACGTCTTCAttgacttcaaggcggcctatGACAGCATTGACCGGCAACAGCTGTGGATGCTGATGAAGGAGTTTCAGTTTCCGAACAAGCTGATCAGGCTGTGTAGGGCGACTATGGGCAATGTGATGTGTTCTGTAAgggtcggtggtgtcgcgtcCGCTCAGTTTGCTTCCCAGAGAGGGCTGAGGCAAGGGGATAGCCTTTCATGTATCCTGTTCAACGTGGCCTTAGAAGGTGTGATAAGGCGAGTAGGCATCGACACGCGAGGTACCATCTTCTGGCGCTCAATTCAACTCCTGGGCTACGCGGACgacattgacattgttgcgATCAACAAGAGGACGGTTGCGGAAACGTATGCTGGACTTAAGTCAGAAGCTCAGCGAGTTGGACTCCAGATCAACACGTCAAAGACAAAATACATGCAAGGATTAGGGTCTAGGGATAACACCCCAGATACCTTTCCCGGCATCACCTTGGATAACGACACTCTGGAGGAGGTGGACTCATTCGTATACCTTGGATCCCAAGTCACATGTGACTCGGACACATCCTTGGAAATTCGGAGGCGCATCCTCGCTGGAAATCGCACCTTCTGTAGTCTAC ATCCGTGCGTCGATAAGCGTACATAG